CGTCACAGGGGTCTTCTTCATTATCTTTTTAGGGGACTCTGTGGTGAGAGGTACCCTACTGTCTTCATATAGTTTCCTTTTCACTGTGGTCTTTATCTGGGCACTACAAGATTAAAAAAGAGAGAATTTATAGTACATTTATCTATGAATGGAAGCTGCTTTTTGCTTTTCTACACAATATACTTCTTTCGAATACAATTCTAAATGATAGTATATAGTAGTTTTACACATTGAATATAATGTCACCTGTAAAATTATAGATTGAGACATATTTTGGTTCTTACACTGTGCGCTCCTTTATGACAGAGCTGATGCTGTTCAAATCTTCTCCGAAACGTCGTACTGCTGAACGTAGCATGTCAATCTCTGTGTCTGTCCATTTGGCCCTGAGCGATGGTAGGATGCAGCATACAGAggaaaaaaatcacagtttaacaACACAGATTCTTTATTATAAGCAAACTTAAGATGGAAATTGCATAGTTTTACTTTAATCACTGTATTTTATTCAAACCtaaattaattattaaagaAAAGTATTCAGAAAGGGCAACCAAAGCTAAGATATGTGCAGACCTGATGATCATCCAGTTAAACTGACTTTAACATACTAAAACTCTGTATTCATATGCAGAGACCCTTTAACAGTTACATACGTGCATTTGAAATACTGTAGCTGCCGATCGAGGTGAAATTAAGTTTTATGAAGCATTTATATCAAATGTTACCCTGCAGGAGATGAGTCTGCCACTGGATGCAGCTGCATGGTCAATTCACCCAGTTTGGTGAACGCAGCGCCAGCAGCCGAGAAGATCTCGCCCACCTGACGGacatttgtatacatttatCTTTACACAATTATTTATATGAATATGAATAAATATGAACGATTCAGAACGGATAATGCAACTCGTTTACCTTTGTGGAAGCAGAAGTCATGCTGGAGTACTGAGCTCtgataaacaaaaataacacagatatAAACCAGGCTGTCCGTAGCTAAAGCTTTCCAAACACGCTTAAAATGACTGTTTTAGGCATTTAATAAACTATTGTGCGAGTAAATTATGATATTTGTCTTAtatttgacataaaaaattCTCAATTAGACGAATGCGCGTAAGATAATAGTTCGAACTAAAAACTCCCAGGGTACATTGCGGCTCGAAGTCGAGGCGTGTGATTGGTCGCTTCACAGCCAATCAAATAACTGCACACAATCTGCGCAACATCCATACGAACATTACCGAGTATACGCGAAGATAGACGAATACAACCGAATTCGTCCGATATACATCGCGGCGATTGGATTGTGGAGGAGAGAGAGGCTTGCTGTCATCTCGAATGTAGCATCTTTTCTCTGCGATTTCGATAAAAAAGAATCGGTGTTTGATTTCGGGTAAAATGCCGTCGCTTTTATTCTGCGGGCCGAAAGTGGCCGCCTGTGGGATCGTGTTAAGCATATGGGGTGTCGTTATGCTGGTAAGGATTATGATCTTCGTGACATTGCTTACTAGCTTTAGCTAATGTGAATAATTTCCAACGACGGCGAAAAAAAATCGTATGGGAAATAATTAGTATATATGTGTTCTCTGTTAAAATGTGCTTGAATAGATCTTTTTAGTCAGttatttattaaacagaaaatataAACACCTGACACAGATAACCATAGGATGTAACGTTAAAGGCCTGAATACATTTATCTCTGAAGTACTCTTTTAACACATTGATTTAACCATGCAATATATTaatctttacatttttttcattCTACTTATAATTCCTGGTATTATGTCCTATTTTTTTCTGCCAGTCAATGTTGGGAATCTTCTTCAGCGCAAAATCTGCTGTATTGATCGAAGATGTTCCCTTTACTGAGGAGGACATCCGTAATGAGTAAGTGGCTGTACCCCATTTCAAACCTGTCATgtgacaataaaaaaaaactgactgTGTATTAtgtgtataaaaaaatatgataagGGTTGCATGTAAATTACACCATattaagaatatatatatatatatatatatatatatatatatatatatatatatatatatgacatgCATAGAGTGAAAACAGACCACTTTAGGTAAGACCCTTAAATATGCACATGTTAACTCATATTTGTGAATTTCTTGAACAGCAAAAACCCACCACAGACAATTTACGGACTCTACAATCAAGTTGGCATCAACTGTTTCATCGCTGCTGCCATTTATGTAGGTGTTGGTGCTGTGTCTCTGTGTCAGGTTCGCCTTAACAAGCGCCAAGAGTACATGGTGACATAAAGCCAGAGGACTTTATCTTCACtcccattattatttatttttagagaACTTGtgcaatgtaaaaaatgtactatttgttttgttgtgtttataAAAATGGGAATTTAAATGGGCAGTTCAGCATTGGGttccaaaatattaaatgctgGAAAGGACCATTGTAATTACTGAAAtgtaaaatgataataataatggaAAAATACATGTGCTCACACTGTATGTAAATGCATGTGTATCATTATTTCCTGGTAGATAGAAATGTTGACTGCACATTATCTATAAAACTGAACCCAATCCTTCCTGATGAATAGCCAGTAGGTGTGATAGTAATTGGTGTGTAGTATGTATGTGTATGGtgggttttttttatttagaaatttaaagcgatagtttactcaaaaataaaaattctgttattatttactcaccctaatgTGGTTCTTAACCTGGAtaagtttctttattcttttaaacacaatagaatatattttgataaataatagtaaccacacagttgacagtacccattgactttcatagtacaTATATTTTGTGctcaacagaagaaagacactcataaaggtttagaacaacattagGGTGCGTAaataatgacaacattttcatttttgtctaAACTGTCCTTTTAAGTCTTTGCGTGGTAAAATGTGATATCTAATGCCAGATTTATGCCCTTCAGtcaattttgtgtgtgtgccgGTATGATGTGtttcaataaaatgaaaaaaacttttttttgcaaaattcttTAAATAGCAGTAACAAAATAAGTAAACATTTCCTAACACAAAAAACATCTGGGGTTTTCATAGATTATGGAACATGGAAATTAAGTATTTATGACTTTAAACACACAGTTTGCCCTTTACCATCAGGCATGCTGTCAGATTTTTACAAACAATAGTCCATCtatacaaaactttattttaagtcTGTGGATCAAGCATCATTTCACAGGTACGTCCCAGTTCTCCTAGTTTAACACGGGCATATTCTGCTCGGTTCAGGGCCATCTGGCAGTCCTTTCTGGCTGAGTATGTTGATCCCTCATGGGGTTGACCCGTTGCCACCTTTACTCAAAAAGCAAAAAAGAGTGCAAAGTTGGTGCAGGTCATCACAGAGGCAGTGA
This window of the Paramisgurnus dabryanus chromosome 10, PD_genome_1.1, whole genome shotgun sequence genome carries:
- the bacc1 gene encoding BPTF-associated chromatin complex component 1, whose product is MTSASTKVGEIFSAAGAAFTKLGELTMQLHPVADSSPAGAKWTDTEIDMLRSAVRRFGEDLNSISSVIKERTVAQIKTTVKRKLYEDSRVPLTTESPKKIMKKTPVTLPPPPASVAPSVISVPTSQVVVTTGLQSSSSLQPAIKNPKPADVTLSALNDSDVNSDLVDIEGLGEGSTKRPNFDQESLNLDSSLIMNSSDLPLLSR
- the rnasekb gene encoding ribonuclease kappa-B gives rise to the protein MPSLLFCGPKVAACGIVLSIWGVVMLSMLGIFFSAKSAVLIEDVPFTEEDIRNDKNPPQTIYGLYNQVGINCFIAAAIYVGVGAVSLCQVRLNKRQEYMVT